A single Klebsiella variicola DNA region contains:
- the greB gene encoding transcription elongation factor GreB has product MKTPLITREGYEKLKQEMDYLWRQERPEVTKKVTWAASLGDRSENADYQYNKKRLREIDRRVRYLTKCLEQLKIVDYSPQQEGKVFFGAWVEIENDEGDTKRFRIVGYDEIFGRKDYISIDSPMARALLKKEVGDLAIVNTPAGEASWYVNEIEYVK; this is encoded by the coding sequence ATGAAAACGCCGCTGATCACCCGCGAGGGATATGAAAAACTGAAGCAGGAAATGGACTACCTGTGGCGCCAGGAGCGCCCGGAAGTGACCAAAAAGGTGACCTGGGCCGCCAGCCTTGGCGACCGCAGCGAGAACGCGGACTACCAGTACAACAAAAAGCGCCTGCGGGAGATCGATCGCCGGGTCCGCTATCTGACCAAATGTCTGGAACAGTTAAAGATCGTCGATTATTCCCCACAGCAGGAAGGCAAAGTCTTCTTCGGCGCCTGGGTAGAGATCGAAAACGACGAGGGTGACACCAAACGCTTTCGCATCGTCGGCTACGATGAGATTTTTGGCCGCAAAGACTACATCTCCATCGACTCGCCAATGGCGCGCGCCTTATTGAAAAAAGAGGTCGGCGATCTGGCTATCGTTAACACGCCGGCGGGCGAAGCCAGCTGGTATGTCAACGAGATCGAATACGTAAAATAG
- the pckA gene encoding phosphoenolpyruvate carboxykinase (ATP) has translation MRVNHGLTPQDLKAYGINDVQDIVHNPSYDMLFQEELDPSLEGYERGVLTSLGAIAVDTGIFTGRSPKDKYLVRDDTTRDTVWWSDKGKGKNDNKPLSQETWQHLKGLVTQQLSGKRLFIVDAFCGANADTRLSVRFITEVAWQAHFVKNMFIRPSDEELADFEPDFIVMNGAKCTNPQWKEQGLNSENFIAFNLTERIQLIGGTWYGGEMKKGMFSIMNYLLPLKGIASMHCSANVGEKGDVAIFFGLSGTGKTTLSTDPKRRLIGDDEHGWDDDGVFNFEGGCYAKTIKLSEAAEPDIYHAIRRNALLENVVVRADGTIDFDDGSKTENTRVSYPIDHIDNIVKPVSKAGHATKVIFLTADAFGVLPPVSRLTADQTQYHFLSGFTAKLAGTERGVTEPTPTFSACFGAAFLSLHPTQYAEVLVKRMQAAGAQAYLVNTGWNGTGKRISIKDTRAIIDAILNGSLDNAETFTLPMFNLQIPTALPGVDTQILDPRSTYGSPEQWQEKADQLAKLFIENFEKYTDTPAGAALVAAGPQR, from the coding sequence ATGCGCGTTAATCATGGTTTAACCCCGCAGGATCTCAAGGCTTATGGTATCAATGACGTTCAGGATATCGTCCACAACCCCAGCTACGATATGTTGTTTCAGGAAGAGCTCGACCCCAGCCTGGAAGGTTACGAACGTGGCGTATTAACCAGTCTGGGTGCTATCGCCGTCGACACGGGCATTTTTACCGGCCGTTCTCCGAAAGATAAGTATCTCGTTCGCGACGACACCACCCGCGATACCGTCTGGTGGTCCGATAAAGGCAAAGGTAAAAACGACAACAAGCCGCTTTCACAGGAAACCTGGCAGCATCTGAAAGGGCTGGTGACCCAGCAGTTGTCCGGTAAACGGCTGTTTATCGTCGACGCCTTCTGCGGCGCCAACGCCGATACCCGTCTCAGCGTGCGCTTTATTACCGAAGTGGCCTGGCAGGCGCACTTCGTTAAAAACATGTTCATCCGCCCGAGCGATGAAGAGCTGGCGGACTTCGAGCCCGACTTCATCGTGATGAACGGCGCGAAGTGCACCAACCCGCAGTGGAAAGAGCAAGGTCTGAACTCGGAAAACTTCATCGCCTTCAACCTCACCGAGCGCATCCAGCTGATCGGCGGCACCTGGTATGGTGGCGAAATGAAGAAAGGGATGTTCTCGATCATGAACTACCTGCTGCCCCTGAAGGGCATCGCCTCCATGCACTGCTCAGCCAACGTCGGCGAAAAAGGCGATGTCGCTATTTTCTTCGGCCTCTCAGGCACCGGCAAAACCACCCTCTCCACCGATCCAAAACGCCGCCTGATTGGCGATGATGAACATGGCTGGGATGACGACGGCGTGTTTAACTTCGAAGGGGGCTGCTACGCCAAGACCATCAAGCTCTCTGAAGCGGCCGAGCCGGATATCTATCACGCCATTCGCCGCAATGCTCTGCTGGAAAACGTGGTGGTGCGCGCCGATGGCACGATCGATTTCGATGACGGTTCGAAGACTGAAAACACCCGCGTCTCCTACCCCATCGACCATATCGACAACATTGTTAAACCGGTTTCCAAAGCGGGTCACGCCACCAAAGTGATCTTCCTGACGGCCGATGCGTTCGGCGTCCTGCCGCCGGTCTCCCGCCTGACCGCCGATCAGACCCAGTACCATTTCCTGTCCGGGTTTACCGCCAAACTGGCCGGCACCGAACGCGGCGTGACCGAGCCCACGCCAACCTTCTCCGCCTGCTTTGGCGCCGCCTTCCTGTCGCTGCATCCGACACAGTACGCCGAAGTGCTGGTTAAACGTATGCAGGCGGCCGGCGCGCAGGCTTATCTGGTCAATACCGGCTGGAACGGCACCGGCAAGCGTATCTCGATTAAAGATACCCGCGCCATCATCGACGCCATCCTCAATGGCTCGCTGGACAACGCGGAGACCTTTACCCTGCCGATGTTTAACCTGCAGATCCCAACGGCGCTCCCGGGTGTGGATACCCAGATCCTCGATCCGCGCAGCACCTATGGTTCCCCGGAGCAGTGGCAGGAAAAAGCCGATCAGCTGGCGAAGCTGTTTATCGAGAACTTTGAGAAGTATACCGATACGCCAGCGGGCGCCGCGCTGGTGGCGGCAGGGCCGCAGCGCTAA
- a CDS encoding Tex family protein: MMNDSLCRIIAGELQARAEQVEAAVRLLDEGNTVPFIARYRKEVTGGLDDTQLRNLETRLGYLRELEDRRQAILKSIAEQGKLTDALEKAITTTLSKTELEDLYLPYKPKRRTRGQIAIEAGLEPLADLLWNEPAHDPEAEAAKYINADNGIADSKAALDGARYILMERFAEDAALLAKVRDYLWKNAHLVSTVVSGKEEEGAKFRDYFDHHEPIATVPSHRALAMFRGRNEGVLQLSLNADPQFDEPPKESHGEQIIIDHLGLRLNNAPADSWRKGVVSWTWRIKVLMHLETELMGTVRERAEDEAINVFARNLHDLLMAAPAGLRATMGLDPGLRTGVKVAVVDATGKLVATDTIYPHTGQAAKAAVVVAALCEKYNVELVAIGNGTASRETERFFLDVQKQFPKVTAQKVIVSEAGASVYSASELAAQEFPDLDVSLRGAVSIARRLQDPLAELVKIDPKSIGVGQYQHDVSQTQLARKLDAVVEDCVNAVGVDLNTASVPLLTRVAGLTRMMAQNIVAWRDENGQFQNRQQLLKVSRLGPKAFEQCAGFLRINHGDNPLDASTVHPEAYPVVERILAATQQALKDLMGNSSELRHLKAADFTDEKFGVPTVTDIIKELEKPGRDPRPEFKTAKFADGVETMNDLLPGMILEGAVTNVTNFGAFVDIGVHQDGLVHISSLSDRFVEDPHTVVKAGDIVKVKVMEVDLPRKRIALTMRLDEQPGDSNARRGGGQDRPQGNRPAAKAAKPRGREAQPAGNSAMMDALAAAMGKKR; encoded by the coding sequence ATGATGAATGATTCGCTCTGCCGCATTATTGCGGGTGAACTTCAGGCCAGAGCCGAACAGGTAGAAGCTGCCGTTCGCCTGCTTGATGAAGGGAACACCGTGCCGTTTATTGCACGTTATCGTAAAGAAGTCACCGGCGGTCTGGATGACACGCAGCTGCGTAATCTGGAAACTCGCCTTGGCTATCTGCGCGAACTGGAAGACCGTCGTCAGGCGATCCTCAAATCCATCGCTGAACAGGGCAAACTGACCGACGCGCTGGAAAAAGCCATCACCACCACGCTCAGCAAAACCGAACTGGAAGACCTCTACCTGCCGTACAAGCCGAAGCGCCGTACCCGCGGGCAGATCGCCATCGAAGCCGGGCTGGAGCCGCTGGCTGACCTGCTGTGGAACGAACCGGCCCACGATCCGGAAGCGGAAGCCGCAAAATATATTAACGCTGACAACGGCATCGCCGACAGCAAAGCGGCCCTGGACGGCGCGCGCTATATTCTGATGGAGCGGTTTGCCGAAGACGCCGCGCTGCTGGCGAAGGTCCGCGACTATCTGTGGAAAAACGCCCACCTGGTCTCCACCGTCGTCAGCGGCAAAGAAGAGGAAGGCGCCAAATTCCGCGACTACTTCGATCACCATGAACCGATCGCCACCGTGCCGTCGCATCGCGCGCTGGCGATGTTCCGCGGTCGCAACGAAGGCGTGCTGCAGCTCTCTTTAAACGCCGATCCGCAGTTTGACGAGCCGCCGAAAGAGAGCCACGGCGAGCAAATTATTATCGACCACCTTGGCCTGCGCCTGAATAACGCCCCGGCGGACAGCTGGCGTAAAGGTGTCGTCAGCTGGACCTGGCGTATCAAAGTGCTGATGCACCTCGAAACCGAGCTGATGGGCACCGTGCGCGAGCGCGCGGAGGACGAAGCCATCAACGTCTTCGCCCGTAACCTGCACGACCTCCTGATGGCCGCGCCCGCCGGGCTGCGCGCCACCATGGGACTCGATCCGGGCCTGCGCACCGGGGTGAAAGTGGCCGTCGTCGACGCCACCGGTAAACTGGTCGCCACCGATACCATCTATCCCCATACCGGCCAGGCCGCCAAAGCGGCCGTCGTCGTCGCCGCGCTGTGTGAAAAGTACAATGTTGAGCTGGTGGCCATCGGCAATGGTACCGCCTCGCGTGAAACCGAGCGTTTCTTCCTCGACGTGCAGAAGCAGTTCCCGAAAGTCACCGCCCAGAAGGTGATCGTCAGCGAAGCCGGGGCTTCCGTTTACTCCGCCTCCGAGCTGGCGGCCCAGGAGTTCCCGGACCTCGACGTGTCGCTGCGCGGCGCGGTCTCCATCGCCCGCCGTCTGCAGGATCCCCTGGCCGAGCTGGTGAAAATCGACCCGAAATCGATTGGCGTCGGCCAGTATCAGCACGATGTCAGCCAGACCCAGCTGGCGCGTAAGCTGGACGCGGTGGTGGAAGACTGCGTGAACGCCGTCGGCGTTGACCTGAACACCGCCTCCGTTCCGCTGCTGACCCGCGTCGCCGGCCTGACCCGCATGATGGCGCAGAACATCGTTGCCTGGCGCGACGAGAACGGCCAGTTCCAGAATCGCCAGCAGTTGCTGAAGGTCAGCCGTCTGGGGCCGAAAGCCTTTGAACAGTGCGCCGGCTTCCTGCGTATCAACCACGGCGACAACCCGCTGGATGCCTCCACCGTGCACCCGGAAGCCTATCCGGTGGTCGAGCGCATTCTGGCGGCCACCCAGCAGGCGCTGAAAGATCTGATGGGCAACAGCAGCGAACTGCGTCATCTGAAGGCTGCGGATTTCACCGATGAGAAGTTCGGCGTTCCGACCGTCACCGACATTATCAAAGAGCTGGAAAAACCAGGCCGCGATCCGCGTCCGGAGTTTAAGACGGCGAAGTTCGCCGACGGCGTAGAGACCATGAACGATCTACTGCCGGGGATGATCCTGGAAGGCGCCGTCACCAACGTCACCAATTTCGGCGCGTTTGTCGATATCGGCGTCCACCAGGATGGACTGGTACACATTTCGTCGCTTTCTGACCGGTTTGTTGAAGATCCGCACACCGTGGTGAAAGCGGGCGACATCGTGAAGGTCAAAGTCATGGAAGTCGATCTGCCGCGTAAACGTATCGCTCTGACCATGCGTCTCGACGAGCAGCCAGGCGACAGCAACGCCCGCCGCGGCGGCGGTCAGGATCGCCCCCAGGGTAACCGCCCGGCCGCGAAGGCCGCCAAACCCCGCGGTCGCGAGGCACAGCCTGCCGGTAACAGCGCAATGATGGATGCCCTCGCTGCGGCGATGGGTAAAAAACGCTAA
- the hslR gene encoding ribosome-associated heat shock protein Hsp15 yields MKEKPSETVRLDKWLWAARFYKTRALAREMIEGGKVHYNGQRSKPGKIVELDAMLTLRQGNDERTVRIVGITEQRRPASEAVALYEETAESIEKREKVALARKMNALTMPHPDRRPDKKERRDLMRFKHGESE; encoded by the coding sequence ATGAAAGAGAAGCCCAGCGAAACCGTCAGACTGGACAAATGGCTTTGGGCCGCCCGCTTTTACAAGACCCGCGCGCTGGCGCGGGAGATGATTGAAGGCGGCAAGGTGCATTACAACGGACAACGCAGCAAACCCGGGAAAATTGTCGAGCTGGACGCCATGCTGACGCTGCGCCAGGGCAATGACGAGCGTACGGTACGGATTGTCGGTATTACCGAACAGCGCCGCCCGGCAAGTGAAGCCGTCGCCCTGTATGAAGAGACGGCGGAAAGTATCGAGAAGCGTGAAAAAGTGGCCCTGGCGCGCAAAATGAACGCCCTGACCATGCCGCACCCTGACAGACGTCCGGACAAGAAAGAGCGCCGCGACCTGATGAGATTTAAACACGGCGAGAGTGAGTAA
- the feoA gene encoding ferrous iron transporter A: MQFTPDSAWKITGFSRDISPAYRQKLLSLGMLPGSSFHVVRVAPLGDPVHIETRRVSLVLRKKDLALIELEAVAQ, encoded by the coding sequence ATGCAATTCACACCTGATAGTGCGTGGAAAATTACCGGATTCTCCCGCGATATTAGCCCAGCATACCGTCAGAAATTACTCTCCCTCGGCATGCTGCCCGGTTCCTCATTTCATGTGGTTCGCGTAGCGCCACTCGGCGATCCTGTTCATATTGAAACCCGACGCGTCAGTCTGGTATTACGCAAAAAAGATCTCGCCTTAATCGAACTGGAAGCGGTTGCACAATAA
- the envZ gene encoding two-component system sensor histidine kinase EnvZ, translated as MKRVRFSPRSSFARTLLLIVTLLFVSLVTTYLVVLNFAILPSLQQFNKVLAYEVRMLMTDKLQLEDGTQLVVPPAFRREIYRELGISLYSNEAAEDAGLRWAQHYEFLSQQMAHQLGGPTEVRVEVNKSSPVVWLKTWLSPNIWVRVPLTEIHQGDFSPLFRYTLAIMLLAIGGAWLFIRIQNRPLVDLEHAALQVGRGIIPPPLREYGASEVRSVTRAFNHMAAGVKQLADDRTLLMAGVSHDLRTPLTRIRLATEMMGEQDGYLAESINKDIEECNAIIEQFIDYLRTGQEMPMELADLNAVLGEVIAAESGYEREIATALQAGEIPVRMHPLSIKRALANMVVNAARYGNGWIKVSSGSEASRAWFQVEDDGPGIKPEQREHLFQPFVRGDSARSTSGTGLGLAIVQRIIDNHNGRLEIGSSERGGLLIRAWLPVHRMLAPMKPTKES; from the coding sequence ATGAAACGCGTGCGCTTTTCGCCGCGCAGCTCCTTTGCTCGCACGCTGCTCCTGATCGTCACCTTGCTGTTCGTCAGCCTGGTGACGACCTATCTGGTGGTACTGAATTTCGCGATCCTGCCGAGTCTCCAGCAGTTTAATAAAGTATTGGCCTACGAAGTCCGTATGCTGATGACCGACAAACTGCAGTTGGAGGATGGCACCCAGCTGGTGGTGCCCCCGGCGTTTCGTCGTGAAATTTATCGTGAGCTGGGGATTTCGCTCTATTCTAATGAAGCGGCGGAAGACGCAGGGCTGCGCTGGGCGCAGCATTATGAATTCTTAAGCCAGCAGATGGCGCATCAGCTCGGCGGCCCCACTGAGGTGCGGGTGGAGGTCAATAAAAGCTCCCCCGTGGTGTGGCTGAAGACCTGGCTGTCGCCCAATATCTGGGTGCGGGTACCGCTGACCGAGATCCATCAGGGCGACTTCTCGCCGCTGTTCCGCTATACCCTGGCGATCATGCTGTTGGCGATAGGCGGCGCCTGGCTGTTTATCCGTATTCAGAACCGTCCGCTGGTAGATCTCGAACACGCGGCGCTGCAGGTCGGGCGCGGTATTATCCCGCCGCCGCTGCGAGAGTACGGCGCCTCTGAGGTGCGTTCGGTGACCCGCGCCTTTAACCATATGGCCGCGGGCGTGAAGCAGCTGGCTGACGACCGTACGTTGCTGATGGCCGGGGTCAGCCACGATTTACGTACTCCGCTGACGCGCATTCGTCTGGCCACCGAGATGATGGGCGAGCAGGACGGGTATCTCGCGGAGTCGATTAACAAAGATATCGAAGAGTGCAACGCCATCATCGAGCAGTTTATCGATTATCTGCGCACCGGGCAGGAGATGCCGATGGAGCTGGCGGACCTCAATGCGGTGCTGGGGGAAGTGATCGCCGCAGAGAGCGGCTATGAACGTGAGATCGCCACTGCCCTGCAGGCCGGTGAAATCCCGGTACGCATGCATCCCCTGTCTATCAAGCGTGCGCTGGCGAATATGGTGGTGAATGCGGCCCGCTACGGCAATGGCTGGATCAAGGTCAGCAGCGGCAGCGAAGCGAGTCGGGCCTGGTTCCAGGTGGAAGATGACGGGCCGGGGATCAAACCTGAGCAGCGCGAACATCTGTTCCAGCCGTTTGTACGCGGCGATAGCGCCCGCAGTACCAGCGGCACCGGGCTGGGGCTGGCGATTGTTCAGCGTATTATCGACAATCACAACGGCCGGCTGGAGATTGGCTCCAGCGAACGCGGCGGATTACTGATCCGCGCCTGGCTGCCGGTGCACCGGATGCTGGCGCCGATGAAACCCACCAAAGAGAGCTGA
- the ompR gene encoding two-component system response regulator OmpR: MQENYKILVVDDDMRLRALLERYLTEQGFQVRSVANAEQMDRLLTRESFHLMVLDLMLPGEDGLSICRRLRSQSNPMPIIMVTAKGEEVDRIVGLEIGADDYIPKPFNPRELLARIRAVLRRQANELPGAPSQEEAVIAFGKFKLNLGTREMFREDEPMPLTSGEFAVLKALVSHPREPLSRDKLMNLARGREYSAMERSIDVQISRLRRMVEEDPAHPRYIQTVWGLGYVFVPDGSKA, encoded by the coding sequence ATGCAAGAGAATTATAAGATTCTGGTTGTGGATGACGACATGCGCCTGCGTGCGCTGCTCGAACGTTATCTGACCGAGCAGGGCTTCCAGGTTCGTAGCGTGGCGAACGCCGAACAGATGGATCGTCTGTTAACCCGTGAATCCTTCCACCTGATGGTGCTGGATCTGATGCTGCCTGGGGAAGATGGTCTCTCGATTTGCCGTCGTCTGCGCAGTCAGAGCAACCCGATGCCGATCATTATGGTGACGGCGAAAGGTGAAGAGGTTGACCGGATCGTTGGCCTGGAAATCGGGGCTGACGACTACATTCCGAAGCCGTTTAACCCGCGTGAACTGCTGGCCCGTATTCGGGCGGTGCTGCGTCGTCAGGCGAATGAACTGCCGGGCGCGCCATCGCAGGAAGAGGCGGTTATCGCCTTTGGTAAATTCAAACTGAACCTGGGCACCCGCGAGATGTTCCGTGAAGACGAGCCGATGCCGTTGACCAGCGGCGAATTTGCGGTCCTGAAGGCGCTGGTGAGTCATCCTCGCGAACCGCTGTCGCGCGATAAGCTGATGAACCTCGCCCGCGGGCGCGAATATTCTGCGATGGAGCGCTCCATCGACGTTCAGATCTCCCGCCTGCGCCGCATGGTGGAAGAGGATCCGGCGCATCCGCGCTATATCCAGACCGTCTGGGGTCTGGGCTACGTCTTCGTCCCGGACGGCTCTAAGGCATGA
- the hslO gene encoding Hsp33 family molecular chaperone HslO produces the protein MIMTQHDQLHRYLFENYAVRGELVTVSETLEQILANHTYPQPVKTVLAELLVATSLLTATLKFAGDITVQLQGDGPLQLAVINGNNQQQLRGVARVQGDIADDADLKTMVGNGYLVITISPKEGERYQGVVGLEGDTLAACLEDYFQRSEQLPTRLIIRTGEHEGQPMAGGMLLQVMPAQDTQTTDFEHLATLTETIKAEELFTLPANDVLWRLYHEEEVTVYEPQSVEFKCTCSRERCAGALKTLPDEEIDSILADEGEIDMHCDYCGNHYIFNAMDIAEIRNNASPADPQVH, from the coding sequence ATGATTATGACTCAACACGATCAATTACATCGTTATCTGTTTGAAAACTATGCCGTACGCGGCGAGCTGGTGACGGTGTCGGAAACCCTGGAACAGATTCTGGCGAATCACACCTATCCACAGCCGGTGAAAACGGTGCTGGCGGAGCTGCTGGTCGCCACCAGCCTGCTGACCGCGACGCTGAAGTTTGCTGGTGATATTACCGTTCAGCTGCAGGGCGATGGCCCTTTACAGCTGGCGGTGATCAACGGCAATAACCAGCAGCAGTTGCGTGGCGTCGCGCGCGTGCAGGGCGATATTGCGGACGATGCGGATCTGAAAACGATGGTCGGCAACGGCTATCTGGTCATTACCATCTCCCCGAAAGAGGGTGAACGTTATCAGGGTGTGGTCGGTCTGGAAGGCGATACGCTGGCCGCCTGCCTGGAAGATTACTTCCAGCGTTCAGAGCAGTTGCCGACGCGCCTCATCATTCGCACCGGGGAACATGAAGGTCAGCCGATGGCCGGTGGGATGCTGCTGCAGGTGATGCCGGCGCAGGATACCCAGACGACCGACTTCGAGCACCTGGCGACGCTCACCGAGACCATCAAGGCGGAAGAGCTGTTCACCCTGCCGGCGAACGATGTGCTGTGGCGCCTGTACCATGAGGAAGAGGTCACGGTCTACGAGCCGCAGAGCGTCGAGTTCAAATGTACGTGTTCTCGTGAACGCTGCGCTGGCGCGCTGAAGACCCTGCCGGATGAAGAGATAGATAGCATCCTCGCCGATGAAGGCGAGATTGATATGCACTGCGACTACTGCGGTAACCACTATATCTTCAATGCCATGGATATTGCCGAGATCCGTAATAACGCCTCTCCGGCCGACCCACAGGTCCATTAA